The window GAAAAATAGTATGATAGAAAAAAGGTGGATCAATGAACCACAGCGAAAGGACTTGAAATGACCATGGTTACGATGGAAGAGGTAGCTAAGGCAGCACATGTGTCGCGTGCTACTGTATCAAGAGTTTTGTCGAATCATCCATCCATCAAGATGGAAACACGTAGCAATGTCATGTATTGGGTGAAGAAACTGGGATATGAGCCAAATCAGGTGGCACAGAGTCTGGCGGGAAACAGGACCAATATCATCGGCGTATTATTTTCTGATTTATCGAACCCATTGTATGCCTCTTTAATGACGGCAATTGTACATGAGGCTGAGAAATACGGATATAATGTTATTTTAGGTGATGCCCAGAGGGAAAAAGCCAGGGAAACCAATATTATTAACGGATTTAAAAGGCGCAAAGTGGATGGGATCATCGTAAGGCCCATAGGAACACCCAATAAAAAATTATACAGCGGTATTAATATTCCTGTTGTCAGCCTTTTTAAACAAACGGAAAAGAAAAATATCATAATCAGTTCGGAAGAAGGGGGCATTCAGGTAGCAAAGCATTTTTTGGAATTAGGGCATAAAAATATCGGTTATATAGGGCCGTTAAAATCTTTGGCCGGAAACAACAAATTAGAAGGTTTTCGGTCTGAGCTTGATAAAAACGGATTGAAATTAAAAGCTGTCCTTGAATGCAACCAGCATGAGACAGTAGAAAACCAGAGGGCTTATGAAATCATCAGCCAGTATTTTAAGACCCATGATCCAGGTAAAGTCACGGCATGGTTTGCCCATAGTGATATTGCGGCCAGTGATGTGATCAAGTCATTGGCTGAACATAGACTGCAGGTACCGAAAGATGTGATTGTCTGCGGTTATAATAATACGCTTTTAGCCAGAAAAATGATCCCCACCCTGTCTTCAGTAGCATCACCCATAGAAGAAATTGCAGGGAATGCGGTCAGCATGGTTCTTAACTGCATTAACGGAAATACAGAGGAGGAGCTGATAAACTTATCTCCCATACTGGTAATA of the Lacrimispora indolis DSM 755 genome contains:
- a CDS encoding LacI family DNA-binding transcriptional regulator — encoded protein: MTMVTMEEVAKAAHVSRATVSRVLSNHPSIKMETRSNVMYWVKKLGYEPNQVAQSLAGNRTNIIGVLFSDLSNPLYASLMTAIVHEAEKYGYNVILGDAQREKARETNIINGFKRRKVDGIIVRPIGTPNKKLYSGINIPVVSLFKQTEKKNIIISSEEGGIQVAKHFLELGHKNIGYIGPLKSLAGNNKLEGFRSELDKNGLKLKAVLECNQHETVENQRAYEIISQYFKTHDPGKVTAWFAHSDIAASDVIKSLAEHRLQVPKDVIVCGYNNTLLARKMIPTLSSVASPIEEIAGNAVSMVLNCINGNTEEELINLSPILVIRESTSRGLYK